One segment of Candidatus Methanoperedens sp. DNA contains the following:
- a CDS encoding TIGR02710 family CRISPR-associated protein: MAKVMIISLGTGRGVESGIAKSIQVNNPDKLFFIATEESKSAIERIESVSGKKLVYETPLIIHNPEDVEGCWKMTAQLVRSLVQDGYCPEEICIDFTSGTKAMSAGCVLAGASLECGNLSYVGGGKRDINGRVISGTERVMILTPNEFFLDQRRQMIQDFFNLFQFDACIKLISDARTKSMAVEVQDELDLLEKLVLAYSFLDKFDHLTAASYFSQMHGKFDALWQIDTSNSKETVFKIARQKEKFAASKDIKDKFSQEILADLLANADRRAQEGKYDDAIARLYRAVEVISQMLLARRKIDTSGIKFEDLPAAWKEEYRKSKESIKLGQEKAFSLLESLGEDIGMEYRKNRNLRNYLSKRNSSILAHGLTPMTKQIYDELSRETNQLAVKAFPSLSSLKEKSRFPVLRLA; encoded by the coding sequence ATGGCAAAGGTAATGATAATATCCCTGGGAACGGGGCGCGGTGTGGAAAGCGGAATTGCTAAATCGATACAGGTCAATAATCCTGATAAATTATTTTTCATAGCTACTGAAGAAAGCAAATCCGCAATTGAGAGAATAGAATCAGTATCAGGAAAGAAATTAGTTTATGAAACGCCTCTGATTATTCATAATCCAGAAGATGTGGAAGGATGCTGGAAGATGACTGCTCAGCTTGTACGCTCTTTAGTACAGGATGGTTATTGTCCTGAAGAGATATGCATCGACTTTACAAGCGGAACTAAAGCGATGTCAGCAGGATGTGTCCTTGCCGGGGCAAGCCTTGAATGCGGTAATTTGAGTTATGTTGGAGGCGGTAAGCGTGATATCAATGGGAGGGTCATATCAGGAACCGAACGGGTAATGATCCTTACCCCCAATGAATTCTTCCTCGATCAGCGCCGACAAATGATACAGGATTTTTTTAATCTTTTCCAATTTGATGCTTGCATCAAACTGATCAGTGATGCACGGACAAAGTCTATGGCTGTTGAAGTACAGGATGAGCTTGACCTGCTGGAGAAGCTTGTTCTTGCTTATTCTTTCTTGGATAAGTTCGATCATTTAACAGCGGCTTCATACTTTAGCCAGATGCACGGAAAATTCGATGCCCTGTGGCAGATTGATACCAGTAATAGTAAAGAGACGGTCTTTAAGATCGCCAGGCAAAAAGAAAAATTTGCTGCCAGCAAGGATATAAAGGATAAATTTTCGCAGGAGATTCTTGCAGACCTCCTGGCTAATGCGGACCGAAGGGCGCAGGAAGGTAAATATGATGACGCTATTGCCCGCCTTTACCGGGCTGTTGAAGTAATATCCCAGATGCTTCTGGCACGACGAAAAATAGATACTTCAGGAATAAAGTTCGAGGATTTGCCAGCAGCCTGGAAAGAAGAGTACAGGAAAAGCAAAGAATCAATAAAATTAGGGCAGGAAAAGGCTTTTTCGTTACTGGAAAGCCTGGGTGAAGACATAGGGATGGAATATCGGAAGAATAGGAATTTGCGGAATTATTTGAGCAAACGCAATAGTTCCATCCTGGCTCATGGACTTACGCCTATGACAAAACAAATATATGATGAATTGTCAAGAGAAACAAACCAGCTTGCAGTTAAAGCCTTCCCGTCCCTTAGTTCACTTAAAGAGAAAAGCCGATTTCCAGTACTGAGGCTGGCGTAA
- a CDS encoding CRISPR system precrRNA processing endoribonuclease RAMP protein Cas6, with the protein MKLSKYRFTINPQKKLILPPYKGSTFRGGFGHAFRHAVCVERKKECLGCSLRSKCVYTCIFETSIPQEEGMKQDQEVWRPYIIEPPLEYGQTYGRDDRLDFGLILIGRAVDYIPFFIFAFEEVGRIGVGKNKGKYSLEKVIRLNNGEEVLIYDGKSHFRDDFHTMDSMEIMKEGVMLNSSRVKLRFITPTRIKYNGKFTTDLNFEVVMRNLFRRLSGLADVHCGEKWELDWKGLIEKTKEIKTVHSDLVWKDWERYSQRQDTKLKMGGFLGEITFEGNMTEFLPFLKLGEYLHIGKGTVFGLGKYEIMSG; encoded by the coding sequence ATGAAGCTATCTAAATACCGATTTACAATAAATCCGCAAAAAAAGCTTATTCTTCCTCCATACAAAGGTTCAACCTTCCGGGGGGGTTTTGGTCATGCCTTCAGGCATGCAGTATGTGTGGAGCGAAAAAAGGAGTGTTTGGGCTGCTCACTTCGAAGCAAATGCGTCTATACTTGTATTTTTGAAACATCAATTCCACAGGAAGAGGGAATGAAGCAAGATCAAGAGGTTTGGCGCCCTTATATTATTGAGCCGCCTCTGGAATACGGGCAGACTTACGGAAGAGATGATAGATTAGATTTTGGGCTTATACTCATTGGACGTGCGGTAGACTATATACCATTTTTTATTTTCGCATTTGAGGAAGTAGGCCGAATCGGAGTGGGTAAAAATAAAGGAAAATATTCGCTTGAAAAAGTAATCAGATTGAATAATGGCGAAGAAGTGTTGATCTATGATGGAAAATCCCATTTCAGGGATGATTTCCATACAATGGATTCCATGGAGATAATGAAAGAAGGAGTTATGCTCAATTCTTCGCGTGTTAAACTTCGTTTTATTACGCCAACGAGGATAAAATACAATGGAAAATTTACAACTGATTTGAATTTTGAAGTTGTAATGAGAAATCTTTTTCGAAGGTTATCAGGGCTTGCCGATGTTCATTGCGGTGAAAAATGGGAACTTGATTGGAAAGGACTAATTGAAAAAACAAAGGAGATCAAAACCGTCCATTCTGACCTTGTGTGGAAAGATTGGGAACGTTACTCTCAAAGGCAGGATACGAAGTTGAAGATGGGGGGATTTTTGGGTGAAATAACCTTTGAAGGTAATATGACTGAGTTTTTGCCTTTCCTGAAACTCGGTGAATATCTCCATATTGGGAAAGGAACTGTGTTTGGATTGGGGAAGTATGAAATAATGTCAGGATGA